Proteins from a single region of Aquirhabdus parva:
- a CDS encoding ABC transporter substrate-binding protein gives MSQSLQLDTLWYTRCPVPTGLGIAIQKGWLKEAFHVQKTEIKSLRESNDQAVRESHFDHTLQNSVRHGGNIPAIWARSVGRETRVIGLSWADEVQLILTLPDSGIKTAKDLKGKKFGLPKWEKVKIDFARAQAIRGLENALKLEGLEVSDVELIDYVVDGSYSDSPAIQAAGTQLFGGSRRAGGRNAELVGLLRGEVDAIFLKGAHAVEQAYQFGLHTVIDTGSHPDPLIRANNGTPRTLTVDQNLIENHFDSTVGLLNQVIRAEEWAWTHPDETRRFLAHETNSSEYWITQAYGNDAHLRLKTDLSDISIRALQDFTDFLWRWKFIPNQVNVLEWIDIRPFEAVEKHKSVA, from the coding sequence GTGAGCCAGTCTCTACAACTAGACACCCTGTGGTATACCCGTTGCCCTGTGCCAACAGGCCTTGGGATCGCCATCCAGAAAGGATGGCTCAAAGAAGCATTCCACGTGCAGAAAACAGAAATCAAATCCCTGCGCGAATCCAATGATCAAGCGGTGCGTGAGTCGCATTTCGACCATACCTTACAAAACTCTGTTCGTCATGGTGGCAACATCCCTGCGATCTGGGCACGTTCGGTTGGTCGTGAAACCCGTGTGATCGGTCTGTCATGGGCGGATGAAGTGCAGTTAATCTTGACCTTGCCCGACTCCGGCATCAAGACTGCAAAAGACCTGAAAGGCAAAAAGTTTGGTCTGCCGAAGTGGGAAAAAGTAAAAATCGACTTTGCTCGTGCACAGGCGATCCGTGGCCTTGAAAATGCCCTGAAGCTGGAAGGCTTAGAAGTTTCTGATGTCGAGTTGATCGATTATGTCGTGGATGGCAGCTATAGCGATAGCCCCGCCATACAAGCCGCAGGAACTCAACTGTTTGGCGGCAGCCGCCGTGCGGGTGGTCGTAATGCGGAGCTTGTGGGATTGTTACGTGGTGAAGTCGATGCGATTTTCTTAAAGGGCGCGCATGCCGTTGAGCAGGCTTATCAGTTTGGTCTGCATACGGTGATCGATACCGGTTCCCACCCTGATCCACTCATTCGTGCCAATAACGGGACGCCGCGTACTCTGACGGTGGATCAAAACCTGATTGAAAACCATTTTGATTCAACCGTAGGTCTGCTCAACCAAGTGATCCGTGCCGAAGAGTGGGCATGGACCCATCCCGATGAGACGCGTCGTTTCCTCGCGCATGAAACCAACAGCAGTGAGTATTGGATTACTCAGGCTTACGGCAACGATGCGCATCTGCGTTTGAAGACCGATCTGTCCGATATCTCAATCCGCGCGCTACAAGATTTCACCGATTTCTTATGGCGCTGGAAGTTTATCCCAAATCAAGTCAACGTCTTGGAATGGATCGATATCCGTCCTTTTGAAGCGGTAGAAAAACATAAGTCTGTTGCATAA
- a CDS encoding sigma-54 interaction domain-containing protein, which yields MRDEVWHRPIVLSLEGTNAQPLSIRAKALVFTDPVSCRLLTLIERLAPSEAPVMIIGETGTGKELVARHIHQLSGRKGPFLAVNCGAINDQLAESELFGHEAGSFTGATGRREGWFEAAQGGTLFLDEIGDLPLHLQVKLLRVLQEREVVRIGSRKPIPVDVRFVAATNVDLDAAVNAGHFRRDLLYRINIAQVHLPPLRERPGDILPLANHFIKQYSKRMNIGTAHLTSDAREALLSYAWPGNIRELENVIHFALLVAETSEVRPEHLKVKGGWGDANQVVSHWNTPLSTPTQAPLDSAADPFAQIAHSLKIEFEKASPNLFDSLERLVVQEVFQYTRQNQVHSAALLGVTRNVMRTMLKRHGLLADSSSVI from the coding sequence ATGAGAGATGAAGTTTGGCACCGACCCATCGTCCTATCGCTTGAAGGCACCAATGCCCAGCCGCTGAGCATCCGTGCTAAGGCCTTGGTGTTTACCGATCCAGTGTCTTGTCGTCTGCTGACGTTGATTGAGCGCCTCGCACCCAGCGAAGCTCCCGTCATGATCATCGGCGAAACGGGTACAGGTAAAGAACTGGTCGCTCGTCACATCCATCAACTCAGTGGACGCAAAGGACCATTCCTAGCCGTTAATTGCGGCGCGATTAACGATCAACTGGCCGAGAGTGAATTGTTTGGTCATGAAGCCGGTTCCTTTACCGGCGCAACGGGTCGCCGTGAAGGCTGGTTTGAAGCTGCACAAGGCGGCACCTTATTTCTGGACGAAATTGGCGACCTACCGCTACATTTGCAAGTCAAACTGCTCCGCGTCCTGCAAGAACGAGAAGTGGTGCGTATCGGCTCTCGTAAACCGATTCCTGTGGATGTACGTTTTGTGGCTGCCACCAACGTTGATTTGGATGCCGCTGTGAATGCCGGACATTTCAGACGTGACTTGTTGTATCGCATCAACATCGCCCAAGTACACCTACCACCGCTGCGTGAACGACCGGGTGACATCCTGCCACTGGCGAATCACTTCATCAAACAATACAGCAAACGGATGAACATCGGCACCGCCCATCTCACCAGTGATGCGCGCGAAGCGTTGTTGTCATATGCATGGCCGGGCAATATCCGCGAGCTAGAGAACGTCATTCATTTTGCATTATTGGTTGCAGAGACCTCAGAGGTTCGACCTGAGCATTTGAAGGTGAAGGGGGGATGGGGAGATGCCAATCAGGTCGTGAGTCACTGGAATACGCCACTCTCGACACCAACTCAAGCACCTTTGGATTCCGCTGCTGATCCCTTTGCACAGATCGCGCACTCGCTGAAGATTGAGTTTGAAAAGGCGTCGCCAAATTTATTTGATAGCCTTGAGCGTTTGGTGGTTCAGGAGGTTTTTCAATATACCCGCCAGAACCAAGTGCATAGTGCTGCACTACTTGGGGTGACTCGTAATGTGATGCGAACCATGCTCAAACGCCATGGGCTATTGGCCGATTCGAGCAGTGTGATTTAA
- a CDS encoding TonB-dependent receptor, translated as MQFQQKPLARLIFQVLFGGVSLVGVAHGAETESVSTAAQTTGTAQSAAVAQAASAKSDDSTADAKPNQLNSVVVTANRRKERVQKVPSAVSVISGKDLIDSGVGKTAGEIVQSIPNASAATSGGHTRPRWWIRGVGTGTQGLDSPSPVAIYQDDVYLNNAAATGFPLFDQDRVEVLRGPQGTLWGKNTTGGAVNFLSKRPSFDNNGYAKLDYGSFNDKTIQAAYGGSIIDDTLASRASFYRESRDGTDRNGYSGQKDGGFTDTAGRIQFLAHLTDDTEALLNLHFRDYTTDGTTATVIGSGKNGAYWTTGIPTPYIPATGSDDVNANTDATNTIHQEGASLNLKSQLGRLELTSITAFEKYTNESLTDGDNTPLELSRTHTDASSHQFTQEFRLASPKSDQLSWVVGTHYFSEGIDSDIAAATLPVSSKPSNRATAYNDVVFNQSTDSYAVFGSTTYKFNEQFWLTGGLRWSTEKKDIDLTRWTNPAASPAQFGNLPSWWLRSAVSSPLVINATQDASNSWSDWTYDLTPEYHFSDTARIYAKVATGFRGGGYNSAPTSQAGVNVLSPEHLLSYELGFKSELLDGRVNLNANVFTYDYKDMQINAVIPSPTGALSQLRNAARGKAKGAELEVEALPIQNWHLKANLGWLDTRFKDFKDASGDYSGNKFVRSPEWTSSLSSEYDIPLGNGSKIKLAGDARYQSKFYFYANNQTDPNLAQNAYVLGNARISFIPANNKFTLTAYVNNVTDKQYKQHTLPGTSGATGSTVWWGDPRTFGVSATTKF; from the coding sequence ATGCAGTTTCAACAGAAGCCTCTTGCGAGGCTGATTTTTCAAGTATTATTTGGCGGGGTTTCGCTGGTCGGTGTTGCACACGGTGCAGAGACTGAGTCTGTCAGCACCGCCGCTCAAACCACAGGGACGGCACAATCCGCCGCAGTAGCACAGGCAGCTTCCGCAAAAAGCGATGACAGTACTGCCGATGCAAAACCTAATCAGCTGAATTCCGTGGTGGTGACTGCCAACCGCCGTAAAGAGCGGGTGCAGAAAGTACCTTCCGCAGTCAGTGTGATTAGTGGCAAAGACCTGATTGACAGTGGCGTTGGAAAAACCGCAGGTGAAATCGTTCAATCCATCCCCAATGCCTCTGCAGCAACCAGTGGCGGACACACGCGTCCACGCTGGTGGATCCGCGGTGTGGGAACGGGCACGCAAGGACTTGATTCGCCAAGCCCTGTCGCCATTTATCAAGATGATGTTTACTTAAACAATGCTGCAGCCACTGGCTTTCCGCTCTTTGATCAAGACCGTGTTGAAGTACTGCGCGGTCCGCAAGGTACGCTGTGGGGTAAGAATACGACCGGGGGTGCGGTTAACTTCCTGTCTAAACGTCCTTCATTTGATAATAACGGCTACGCCAAACTCGACTATGGCAGCTTCAATGACAAGACGATTCAAGCTGCTTATGGCGGAAGTATCATTGATGACACCTTGGCCTCCAGAGCATCGTTCTATCGTGAAAGTCGGGATGGCACCGATCGCAATGGTTACTCAGGACAAAAAGATGGTGGCTTTACTGATACCGCAGGTCGTATCCAGTTCCTTGCCCACCTGACTGATGACACGGAAGCATTACTCAACTTACACTTCCGTGATTACACCACCGATGGCACCACCGCCACTGTGATCGGCAGTGGCAAAAACGGTGCCTACTGGACGACAGGGATTCCTACACCTTACATCCCAGCGACTGGCTCGGATGATGTCAACGCCAACACCGATGCCACCAATACGATTCATCAAGAAGGTGCTAGCCTGAATCTCAAGTCACAGTTGGGTCGTTTGGAGCTCACCTCGATCACCGCCTTTGAGAAATACACCAACGAATCACTCACCGATGGCGATAACACTCCGCTTGAGTTATCTCGTACACATACCGATGCCAGCAGTCATCAATTCACTCAAGAATTCCGCCTCGCCTCACCGAAATCGGATCAACTCAGTTGGGTCGTTGGCACGCACTATTTTAGCGAAGGTATAGATTCCGATATCGCCGCTGCGACCCTACCTGTCAGCAGTAAACCGAGCAATCGTGCGACCGCCTACAACGATGTCGTCTTTAACCAAAGCACCGACAGCTATGCGGTCTTCGGCAGCACCACCTATAAATTCAATGAGCAATTCTGGCTGACTGGCGGTCTACGCTGGTCGACTGAAAAGAAAGATATTGATCTAACACGCTGGACTAACCCTGCCGCATCACCCGCACAATTTGGCAATCTACCGAGTTGGTGGTTACGCTCCGCAGTCAGTTCACCGCTGGTGATTAATGCCACCCAAGACGCGTCCAACAGTTGGAGTGATTGGACCTATGATCTAACGCCTGAATATCACTTCTCGGATACTGCGCGCATCTACGCCAAAGTAGCTACCGGTTTCCGTGGCGGCGGTTATAACAGCGCACCAACCTCACAAGCGGGTGTCAACGTCCTCAGTCCTGAACACCTACTCTCCTATGAGTTAGGCTTTAAATCAGAGCTGCTGGATGGCCGAGTGAACCTGAATGCCAACGTCTTTACCTATGACTACAAAGACATGCAGATCAATGCCGTGATCCCTTCCCCAACAGGCGCCTTGTCACAGCTTCGTAATGCCGCGCGCGGAAAAGCCAAAGGGGCAGAGCTGGAAGTTGAAGCATTGCCAATCCAAAACTGGCATCTCAAAGCCAATCTGGGCTGGCTGGACACGCGCTTTAAAGACTTCAAAGATGCCAGCGGTGACTACTCAGGCAATAAGTTTGTCCGCTCACCAGAGTGGACCAGCAGCCTCTCCTCTGAATACGACATTCCACTCGGCAATGGCTCTAAAATTAAACTGGCGGGTGATGCGCGCTATCAAAGTAAATTTTACTTCTATGCCAATAACCAAACCGATCCCAACCTCGCTCAGAATGCTTATGTGTTAGGTAATGCACGGATCTCGTTTATTCCCGCAAACAACAAGTTTACGCTGACTGCTTATGTCAACAACGTGACCGACAAGCAATACAAACAGCACACTTTGCCGGGCACCAGCGGTGCAACAGGCTCTACGGTCTGGTGGGGTGACCCGCGTACTTTTGGGGTGTCGGCTACGACCAAGTTTTAA
- a CDS encoding ABC transporter permease: MSQNNEPSVLKRWIMRWDFKGLLVPVLLLLLWQYMSGRDASHAYAFVPLQQVWSSLKALLASGELWVNLLGSLHRTTVGLLLGIVLGLLVGALMAISKIANTLIGPLYHSIRQVPILGLTPLIGLWMGNGEPAKMFIITLAAFFPVVLNTYEGLRQVDVQHAELAQVYQFNRRQYFWRMRLPAAIPSILTGFLHAVTFAWITAIGSELLFNAGAGLGNLMMTAEVGAHMDIILICAITVTILGVLMTQVVQGLSRRLLRWRPPLSYTSRHSK, encoded by the coding sequence ATGAGCCAAAACAATGAACCGTCCGTATTGAAACGCTGGATCATGCGTTGGGATTTTAAAGGGTTGCTGGTTCCGGTATTGCTCTTATTGCTATGGCAGTATATGTCAGGCAGGGATGCCAGCCATGCCTATGCCTTCGTACCTCTACAGCAAGTCTGGTCATCTCTTAAGGCTTTGCTGGCCTCGGGCGAACTGTGGGTTAATCTGCTCGGTAGCCTGCATCGCACGACCGTTGGACTGCTGCTGGGTATCGTCTTGGGTTTGCTGGTTGGGGCATTGATGGCCATATCCAAGATTGCTAACACACTGATTGGTCCTCTATATCATTCGATTCGCCAAGTCCCGATCTTAGGCCTCACTCCGTTGATTGGTCTTTGGATGGGCAATGGCGAGCCAGCCAAAATGTTCATCATCACGTTGGCGGCTTTTTTCCCTGTAGTGCTAAATACCTATGAGGGCTTACGTCAGGTTGATGTTCAACATGCGGAGTTGGCACAGGTTTATCAGTTCAATCGTCGCCAGTACTTTTGGCGTATGCGCTTACCTGCGGCGATTCCGAGTATTTTAACGGGATTCTTGCATGCGGTGACCTTCGCCTGGATTACTGCGATTGGCAGTGAGTTGTTGTTTAATGCGGGAGCGGGTTTAGGCAATCTGATGATGACTGCCGAAGTCGGCGCACATATGGATATCATCCTTATCTGTGCGATTACCGTGACGATCTTGGGGGTACTGATGACTCAAGTGGTGCAGGGCTTGTCTCGAAGGTTGCTTAGATGGCGGCCGCCACTGTCTTACACCTCGCGGCATAGTAAGTGA
- a CDS encoding ABC transporter permease, with the protein MTLLTAHEVRNEETESQPRTFQWSWPLQRRSLGILAGWISPVLLLLAWYWVTKAQLFPEQIVVPPSVVWDAFVELKDSGELQTHLHASLFRLFSGFGIGVVSGVLFGVGLALSQTIRAYFGLLFEALRQVPTLVLIPMFVLFFGIDETLKIVIIVKATFFPVAMATQEAVRTIPNQYLELGKVYQLKPFTWFSKIIFPATLPPVLTGIRIALSRSWLILVAVELMAADSGIGQMMEMARQMLRLDIVMVGVILTGLIGFGLDKGLRIIERLFSRWKPVETST; encoded by the coding sequence ATGACGTTGTTGACTGCACATGAGGTAAGGAACGAGGAGACCGAGTCGCAGCCACGAACTTTTCAGTGGAGCTGGCCACTGCAGCGACGATCCTTGGGGATACTGGCGGGATGGATCTCGCCAGTTTTGTTGTTATTGGCATGGTACTGGGTGACCAAAGCCCAACTTTTTCCTGAGCAAATTGTGGTGCCACCGAGTGTAGTCTGGGATGCGTTCGTTGAGCTCAAAGACAGTGGTGAGCTCCAAACGCATCTGCATGCTAGCCTTTTCCGGCTGTTTTCAGGCTTTGGTATTGGGGTGGTCAGTGGGGTTTTATTTGGGGTGGGTTTAGCACTGTCGCAGACGATACGTGCTTATTTTGGTTTGTTGTTTGAAGCGCTACGCCAAGTGCCGACGCTGGTACTTATCCCGATGTTTGTCTTGTTCTTCGGCATTGATGAAACCCTGAAGATCGTGATCATTGTCAAAGCTACTTTTTTCCCGGTCGCTATGGCGACTCAGGAAGCCGTACGTACGATCCCCAATCAATATCTGGAACTGGGAAAGGTCTATCAGTTAAAGCCCTTCACTTGGTTTAGTAAAATCATCTTCCCTGCGACATTGCCGCCTGTATTGACTGGCATTCGTATTGCTTTAAGTCGATCATGGTTAATTCTGGTTGCGGTGGAACTCATGGCTGCGGACAGTGGCATCGGTCAGATGATGGAAATGGCACGTCAGATGCTGCGTCTGGATATCGTCATGGTTGGCGTGATTTTGACTGGACTGATTGGCTTTGGACTGGATAAAGGGCTGCGCATCATCGAGCGTTTATTCAGTCGCTGGAAACCGGTGGAGACTTCAACATGA
- a CDS encoding ABC transporter substrate-binding protein — protein sequence MRFFKTVLTLVLPVTLLIQQTHAETEPQALRIAVVANAVSGKVSFVGSPQIVANDEILKSELAKRHVALQWVPITPTSVATLVNEAFTNKQIDFAFYGDLPSVILNSSGTSTRLIAPGSVGNNVYLVVPPNSNVRSITDLKGKRIALHRGRPWEVSFGKLLATNNLTFNDIKVINLNPQAGAAALAAGSVDAFFTMSDAYTLADKGVGKIIWSSQNLSDDWKMRAELWGATDFIQKYPEITQLLVDANVRAAYWISQDKNKDTFIREQTKFGQPESVIQREYQNKYGSWQQNWSPLFTPTLTQHYQQVASYALSAKLIRKPVDSNQLLEPKFIPVALKNLKLDKYWTTGNGAGSSSTARAKP from the coding sequence ATGCGTTTTTTTAAAACGGTTTTAACTCTGGTATTGCCTGTGACCCTGCTCATCCAGCAGACCCATGCAGAAACTGAGCCCCAAGCGCTACGTATTGCGGTCGTGGCTAATGCCGTTTCCGGCAAAGTCAGTTTTGTGGGTTCGCCACAGATCGTAGCGAATGATGAGATTTTAAAATCCGAGCTGGCCAAGCGTCATGTAGCCCTGCAGTGGGTGCCTATTACCCCAACATCGGTCGCAACACTGGTTAATGAAGCCTTTACCAATAAGCAGATCGATTTTGCTTTTTATGGCGATTTACCCTCCGTTATCTTAAATTCATCGGGCACTTCAACCCGCTTAATTGCGCCGGGGAGCGTTGGCAACAATGTTTATCTGGTCGTACCGCCTAACTCCAATGTTCGTTCAATTACTGATCTTAAAGGGAAGCGGATAGCCCTGCACCGTGGTCGTCCTTGGGAAGTCAGCTTTGGCAAACTATTGGCAACCAATAACCTGACCTTTAACGACATCAAAGTCATCAACCTTAATCCGCAAGCAGGCGCTGCGGCTTTGGCTGCGGGCAGTGTCGATGCTTTCTTTACGATGAGTGATGCCTATACCCTCGCGGATAAAGGCGTGGGCAAAATCATCTGGTCATCACAGAATTTGTCTGACGACTGGAAAATGCGTGCTGAGCTATGGGGCGCCACGGATTTCATCCAAAAATATCCTGAGATTACCCAACTCTTGGTCGATGCGAACGTGCGCGCCGCGTACTGGATTTCACAAGATAAAAATAAAGATACCTTCATCCGTGAGCAAACCAAATTTGGGCAACCTGAGAGTGTGATCCAACGGGAGTATCAGAATAAATATGGCTCATGGCAGCAAAACTGGTCACCTCTGTTCACTCCGACACTCACACAACATTATCAGCAAGTCGCAAGTTACGCGCTGAGCGCTAAATTGATTCGCAAGCCCGTGGATTCGAATCAATTGCTTGAACCTAAATTTATCCCCGTCGCGCTGAAAAATCTCAAGCTGGATAAATATTGGACGACTGGTAATGGCGCGGGGAGTAGCAGTACAGCGAGAGCGAAACCATGA
- a CDS encoding nitroreductase family protein, with protein sequence MSKFPTPIEIHDVIRARWSPRVFDQKRQVSHDQIHSVLEAARWAPSSYNLQPWRFIVWNNHLDTSSYERAFATIVERNQAWIGHAPVLIAVLADTRSTDGTPNSNNSASYDTGAAALSLTLQAQVLGLITRQIGGFDRDALRTAFNLPEHIRILSLIGLGYHSPHDNHLSEELKTRESAPRVRKPLEEIAFANGWGQSLFAENTHKEKN encoded by the coding sequence ATGAGCAAGTTCCCTACCCCTATTGAGATTCATGACGTGATCCGCGCACGCTGGAGCCCTCGCGTCTTTGATCAGAAGCGTCAGGTGAGTCATGATCAGATTCATAGCGTTTTAGAAGCAGCGCGCTGGGCACCCTCTTCTTACAATCTGCAACCTTGGCGCTTCATCGTCTGGAACAATCATCTCGATACCTCATCTTACGAACGCGCCTTTGCCACAATTGTTGAGAGAAACCAAGCATGGATTGGGCATGCACCAGTATTGATTGCGGTACTGGCTGATACACGCTCAACCGATGGCACGCCAAATAGCAATAACTCCGCGTCCTACGATACCGGTGCTGCAGCGCTGAGCCTTACCCTGCAGGCGCAGGTGCTTGGACTTATTACCCGCCAGATCGGTGGTTTTGATCGTGATGCACTACGAACTGCGTTTAATCTGCCTGAGCATATCCGCATCCTATCCTTGATCGGGCTGGGTTATCACAGTCCACATGACAATCACTTGAGTGAAGAGCTAAAAACCCGTGAATCCGCACCACGGGTGCGAAAACCGCTGGAAGAAATCGCTTTTGCCAATGGCTGGGGGCAGTCATTATTTGCGGAGAATACCCACAAAGAGAAGAACTGA
- a CDS encoding ABC transporter ATP-binding protein: MIRGNKALSDIELEEALAKQSLDRGMFWRLWPLLRPVRKFVMGAILIEILLVVTIFFRPWLVRVVIDHGLLPDPQGGYHLVWSVLGWATFGLGLTWSLRFLLAGVGQYLSGSAAIQVINDLRIQIFRHVQALSVGYFDRTKAGRITARADSDVNTLEPLLIQGPPEFLSTILRSVVAGIMLWHISPLLFASVAGVIPLLLLATIIFKRISQKNWAVVAENRSRFTAHLVETVAGVRLIKQGGRELDNLNVYRGLLRNFNQALIRGNLRSSWFAPFTAVLTTTAMAILLLVGARGMALGVITMGQVAASMFYIFIFLGPLQELNDLFERYANGTASAQRIFLLLDTKPDVNDAERILPLAEVRGDVEFQQVHFRYQAKGRSVIESLSLKVPAGQVLAIVGPTGHGKSTLVQLLTRFYDVNEGAVTIDGVDVRHIRQTDLRRHVGVVLQDNVLFSGSILDNLRLAAPESSDDQLIAAARALGVDEVLEKLPHGYHTQVGSLGSALSHGQRQLVCLVRAYVADPAILVLDEATSAVDVLTERRIQRALRTLCEGRTAIIIAHRLTTIRDADQIAVIQHGQVVELDNHQQLLAQDGIYASLYRAYERNAHGVSIVPLTTPALASV, translated from the coding sequence ATGATTCGAGGAAATAAGGCGCTCAGTGATATTGAGCTCGAAGAAGCGCTGGCCAAGCAGTCATTGGATCGCGGGATGTTCTGGCGTTTATGGCCATTACTGCGCCCAGTGCGCAAGTTTGTGATGGGTGCCATCCTGATTGAGATTCTGTTGGTGGTGACAATCTTTTTTAGACCGTGGTTGGTACGCGTTGTGATTGACCATGGCTTGTTGCCTGATCCTCAGGGTGGTTATCACTTGGTCTGGTCGGTACTGGGTTGGGCGACCTTTGGGCTAGGGCTGACGTGGTCGCTGCGCTTTCTGCTGGCTGGAGTCGGGCAATATCTGTCAGGCAGTGCAGCGATACAGGTGATCAATGATTTGCGCATTCAGATTTTCCGCCATGTGCAGGCGCTGAGTGTCGGTTACTTTGATCGCACCAAAGCCGGCCGGATCACGGCGCGCGCAGACAGTGATGTCAATACGCTGGAGCCACTACTGATTCAGGGGCCGCCCGAGTTTCTTTCTACGATTCTGCGCTCAGTCGTGGCTGGGATTATGCTGTGGCATATCTCGCCGCTGTTGTTTGCCAGCGTGGCAGGCGTGATTCCCTTACTGTTGCTGGCGACAATAATCTTTAAGCGCATCTCCCAGAAAAACTGGGCCGTGGTGGCTGAGAATCGCAGTCGCTTTACCGCACATTTGGTTGAGACCGTAGCAGGCGTGCGCTTGATCAAACAAGGTGGGCGTGAACTGGATAATCTCAACGTCTATCGTGGTCTACTGCGTAACTTCAATCAAGCTTTGATCCGTGGCAATCTGCGTTCCAGCTGGTTTGCGCCGTTTACAGCGGTACTGACCACAACGGCAATGGCGATCTTACTGCTGGTGGGTGCACGCGGCATGGCATTGGGTGTAATTACCATGGGGCAGGTCGCTGCCAGCATGTTTTATATTTTTATTTTTTTGGGGCCACTGCAGGAGCTTAATGATCTGTTTGAGCGTTATGCCAATGGCACAGCTTCCGCCCAGCGTATTTTCTTACTGCTGGATACCAAGCCTGATGTGAATGATGCTGAGCGCATCCTGCCACTCGCTGAAGTCAGGGGTGATGTTGAGTTTCAACAGGTTCATTTCCGCTACCAAGCCAAAGGTCGCTCCGTGATTGAAAGCCTGAGTTTGAAAGTTCCTGCCGGTCAGGTATTGGCGATCGTTGGACCGACAGGACATGGTAAGAGTACGTTGGTGCAGCTTCTGACCCGTTTTTATGATGTGAACGAAGGTGCAGTGACTATCGATGGAGTAGATGTCCGCCATATTCGCCAAACCGATCTACGGCGCCATGTCGGGGTCGTACTCCAAGACAATGTGCTATTCAGTGGCTCGATCTTGGATAATTTACGTCTGGCTGCACCTGAGTCCAGTGATGACCAGCTGATCGCTGCGGCACGTGCCTTGGGTGTGGATGAGGTCTTGGAGAAGCTGCCCCACGGCTACCATACTCAAGTGGGGTCGCTCGGCAGTGCACTGAGTCATGGTCAGCGGCAACTGGTCTGTTTGGTGCGTGCGTATGTGGCAGACCCTGCGATTTTGGTTTTGGATGAGGCGACGTCGGCCGTGGATGTGCTTACCGAACGCCGTATTCAGCGTGCACTGCGCACGCTTTGTGAAGGACGCACTGCGATCATCATTGCTCATCGCTTAACCACGATTCGCGATGCCGATCAGATCGCCGTGATTCAACATGGGCAAGTGGTCGAGCTAGATAACCATCAGCAATTGCTAGCGCAAGATGGCATCTACGCCAGCCTCTACCGTGCTTATGAGCGCAATGCCCATGGCGTGTCGATCGTGCCTCTGACAACGCCAGCACTTGCGTCTGTTTAA